The Paenibacillus sp. FSL R7-0204 genome includes a region encoding these proteins:
- the rnc gene encoding ribonuclease III → MKGDLKQLQSQLQIQFHDPVLLKQAFTHASYVNEHRFNQHQDNERLEFLGDAVLELTVSEYLYNLLPDRPEGELTKLRAAIVCEPSLVRFAETLGFGRYVLLGKGEELTGGRTRPALLADVFEAFVGALYLDQGLETARRFLDNHVFPLVETDGKLQMQMSDFKTELQELIQHHGLGTLEYRIIEERGPAHEREFVSEVYMASRSLGSGSGRSKKEAEQQAAAAALLLLKEDGA, encoded by the coding sequence GTGAAAGGAGACCTGAAGCAGTTACAAAGCCAACTTCAAATCCAATTTCACGATCCTGTACTTCTGAAGCAGGCTTTCACCCACGCATCTTATGTGAACGAACACCGGTTCAATCAGCATCAGGACAACGAGCGCCTGGAGTTCCTGGGTGATGCGGTGCTTGAGCTGACGGTGTCCGAATATCTGTATAATCTGCTCCCGGACAGACCCGAAGGAGAATTGACCAAGCTGCGTGCTGCGATTGTCTGCGAGCCGTCGCTGGTCCGGTTCGCCGAGACCTTGGGCTTCGGGCGGTATGTACTGCTGGGAAAAGGGGAAGAGCTTACGGGCGGACGTACCCGCCCCGCGCTCCTTGCCGATGTGTTCGAAGCCTTCGTGGGAGCACTCTATCTCGATCAGGGCCTGGAGACGGCCCGGAGATTCCTGGATAATCACGTATTCCCGCTGGTTGAAACCGACGGTAAGCTGCAAATGCAGATGAGCGACTTCAAGACAGAGCTTCAGGAACTGATACAGCATCATGGATTGGGTACGCTGGAATATCGGATTATTGAAGAACGCGGACCGGCGCATGAGCGCGAGTTCGTCTCAGAAGTATATATGGCCAGCCGTTCGCTCGGCAGCGGCAGCGGCCGCTCCAAGAAGGAAGCGGAGCAGCAGGCAGCCGCAGCGGCATTATTGCTTCTGAAGGAAGACGGTGCCTGA